TACGTGCTCGACGCCACGACCGACCCGTTCACGCAGGTGAACACGATGCTCATCGGCATCATCGAGAGCCAAGACCTCCCGGTTCTCATTCTCGCCAACAAGACGGACCTCGAGGACGCGTCGGTCAAGCGCATCCGCGACGCGTTCCCCCAACACGAGACGATTCCGCTCTCCGCACTGGAGGGTGACAACATGGACGAAGTGTACGACAAAATCGCGGAGTACTTTGGATAATGCCCGAATCACAACGCTCCGACGACGGCGTCCAAATCGACATGATCAGCGCCGAGCGGATGGACGGACTCCGCACGATGGAGAAAATCCGGCTCATCCTCGACAGCGTCCACGAGGGGAACATCGTCATCCTGGAGAAGGGACTCGACCCCGACGAGGAGTCGAAGCTCATCGAGGTGACGATGTCCGAGATCTCGCCAGACGGCTTCACTGGCATCGAAATCGAGACCATCCCGACCGGCGAGGAGACCGGTCTGTTCGGGAAGCTGATTGGCAAATCCTCGAAGGGGAAACTGACGGTCATCGGGCCGGCAAACCGCATCGAGACGCTGCACAAAGACGAGAACCTCATCAGCACCCTCATCCACGACCAGTAGATGCCCCACCAGTGCACCGCCTGTGGCTACACGTTCGCCGACGGCTCGAAGGAGATGCTCGGCGGCTGTCCCGAGTGTGGCGGCAACAAGTTCCAGTTCCAGCCCGACGGCCAGGGGTTCGACGACCCCGAAGAGTCTGACAACCCGCCCGAGTCGGCCGACCCCGGCGGTACCGCGTCCACGGTCGGACGCGCCGCGACGAAGGTCCGTGATTTCGTCTCCGGAGATGAACGCCCCGACGAGCGCGACAACCCCGACGACTCCGGCGACGCCACTCCCGGGGACTCCGACGACGCCGCTCCCGAGGACGACCGGACGGATGCGCCCTCACCCGGCGAGCCGACGGATACGACTCCACCGAGCGCGTCGACTACTACCCCGACGGACGAATCGACTACTACGTCGACGGACGACTCCACCCGAAACGAGGGGGAATCGACGCCGGCGACCGGGGCAGACGCCGACGACGGGGACATGCCGAGTGCCGACGCTCCGTGGCCCGATTCCTCCGACGCGGCCGATCCCATCCGACGCGGTGGGCTCAACGAGGACGGTTCGGCCGCTGTCGACGACGCTACTCAGGACGATTCGGACGCGACACCAACTGCGACCGCCGACGAGACAGCCGAGACCGCGGCCGACCCGACCGTCGACGAGTCGACCCCGGACGAACCCACTTCCCAGGAGTCCGACACCGACGCCGACATCATCGACGCTGACGCTGCTATGGAGTCCGACAGCGAGGACCGCGCACAGGCGAGTGCTCGCTCGGACATCGTCTCCGACGAGGAGCTTCCCGACGCCGGCGGGACAGACGACACCGAAGCGACAGATTCTATCGAACAGTCGACCGACCGCGCCGAACAGTCGGTCGACGGCTCCGAACAACCGACCGACCGCCCGGAACAGCCGGACGAGGCCGACGGATTGGTCGACGGCGACGACCGTCCCAGTCCGTCCGACGGTCGAGTCGTCTCCGAGCCGAGCGAGGACGAGACGGACATGGCCGAGCTTCGCGAACAGCTCAACGACCAGTTCGAGTCCATCAAAATCGTCGAGCCGGGCCAGTACGAGCTGAACCTGATGGAGCTGTACGACCGCGACGAGTACATCATCGCGCTGCGCGAGAACGGCCGGTACGTCATCCAGATGCCCGAGGAGTGGCTCGGCGACCGCGACATCGGCGAGTAGCGCCCGCTTTCTGCTCTGTCTCCCTCGCCCCGCGCCGCGTGCGGGAACTGAAGACTTTAACCACTCGCACGCAGAGTCTCGACATAATGAGTGATGCTACGAAGGTCGTCTTGGGTACCGTCGGCGTCGCCGCGCTCGCCTCGCTCGCGGTCATCGCCGTCCTCGTCGCCTGAGGATTCCCGATGTTCACCGACCACGAGTTGGACTCGACGCTCGCTGCCGTCCGTGAGCAGCACGCACCCGGAGCGGTCGTGCTCGACGCCGAACAGGACTTCGAGACGCTCGACCCGGCCGTCGCAGAGCAGTTGGGGCTGCGCGCGGACAGCCTCGACTTATTCGAGTACGACCCGCGTTGGGTGCCCGAAGACGCGCCCGACGCCTTACACGAACTCGCGAGCGACGCGTTCACCGTCGGCGCGCCCGGCGACGGCGGCGTGACGTGGACCCGCCAGACCGACCCGCCGTTCGTCTTCATCAAACCGCGGACCACCGGCTCGCCGGACGCGTTCGTCGACTTTCTCGTCGCGACGGCGCTCGTCGAAATCGGGACCGGCGTTCCGGAGCAGTTCTTCGGCTTCTTCGGCGCGCGCTACCGCGAGTTCGCCGAGCGGTCGCCGCTGTCGCCGGTCGACACCTACCAGCTCGCGGCCGCGCTGTACGAGGCGTACAAGGGCGTCCACACGCGGGATATCTTCGCCGGCTGGGAAGACGAGCATCCGGACCTCTACGCCCAGTGGGTCGACGCCGGCGAGCGGCTGAAGCCGCGACTCGACAGCCTCTCGACGGAGCTCGCACAGAATCAGACGAGCTTCGCGGCGGCGGCCGAACTCGCGTGTGCGGCGGTCAAACACGCCGGAGACGGCGGTATCGAGCTACCGGCTCCGTTCAGCGCGCTCGCGACGGAGGCGTACGCCGACCACGGGAGCGAGTACGCACTCCAGTGGGCGACGCGAACGTTCGACGCGCTGGGCGTCGAAGACTAGAAATCGGCGGTGACGGTGCCGTCCTCGCTCAACTCGATGACGGCCTCGAAGAGGTCGCGGTAGCCGGCGACCACGTCGGCGTCGTGGACCTCCTCCGCGAGGTGGAACAGGCCGACGGCGTCGTACTCGACGAGCAGGTCGAGAATCGCCTCCACCGCCTCGCGGGCGTTCTCCTCGTCGGCGTAGTAGGCGAGTTCCGTGATGGAATCGAAGGAGACGCGAAGCTTCCCCTCGTGATTTTCGAGGAACCACTCCACCTTCTGGACGAGGGCGTCGGTGTCGTCGGGGGCGGAGATGTAGTGGACGCTCTCGGAGGTGCGCCGCGAGTAGCCACGCTCCACGGAGAGCGTGTCGAGGATGTCAGTCGTCTCGCGGTCCACCTCGTAGTAGTCGAGCTTCTGTGCCACCTCGCGTGCGGTGGTTCTGGTGGAGACGACGAGCCGGTGGTCCGTGTCGGTCTTCAGGAAGTCGGTGTCGATACGGTCCGTCTCTCCCGTCGACGGGTGGACGAGCAGGATGCCAGTTCCACCGGAAATCGTCGCGGGTGCGTTCTCGATAGCGAGGTCGTACTCCATACCCTCCGTGGGAGTGGCTCCGTCTTAAATCTCGAAGGTCCGCCACAACGGTTTTCGCCCGGCGGTCGTACTCTCTCGCGTGAACGAACAGCGACAG
This portion of the Halosegnis longus genome encodes:
- a CDS encoding DUF2073 domain-containing protein, which codes for MPESQRSDDGVQIDMISAERMDGLRTMEKIRLILDSVHEGNIVILEKGLDPDEESKLIEVTMSEISPDGFTGIEIETIPTGEETGLFGKLIGKSSKGKLTVIGPANRIETLHKDENLISTLIHDQ
- a CDS encoding OapC/ArvC family zinc-ribbon domain-containing protein: MPHQCTACGYTFADGSKEMLGGCPECGGNKFQFQPDGQGFDDPEESDNPPESADPGGTASTVGRAATKVRDFVSGDERPDERDNPDDSGDATPGDSDDAAPEDDRTDAPSPGEPTDTTPPSASTTTPTDESTTTSTDDSTRNEGESTPATGADADDGDMPSADAPWPDSSDAADPIRRGGLNEDGSAAVDDATQDDSDATPTATADETAETAADPTVDESTPDEPTSQESDTDADIIDADAAMESDSEDRAQASARSDIVSDEELPDAGGTDDTEATDSIEQSTDRAEQSVDGSEQPTDRPEQPDEADGLVDGDDRPSPSDGRVVSEPSEDETDMAELREQLNDQFESIKIVEPGQYELNLMELYDRDEYIIALRENGRYVIQMPEEWLGDRDIGE
- a CDS encoding DUF7089 family protein, producing MFTDHELDSTLAAVREQHAPGAVVLDAEQDFETLDPAVAEQLGLRADSLDLFEYDPRWVPEDAPDALHELASDAFTVGAPGDGGVTWTRQTDPPFVFIKPRTTGSPDAFVDFLVATALVEIGTGVPEQFFGFFGARYREFAERSPLSPVDTYQLAAALYEAYKGVHTRDIFAGWEDEHPDLYAQWVDAGERLKPRLDSLSTELAQNQTSFAAAAELACAAVKHAGDGGIELPAPFSALATEAYADHGSEYALQWATRTFDALGVED
- a CDS encoding DUF7090 family protein, which gives rise to MEYDLAIENAPATISGGTGILLVHPSTGETDRIDTDFLKTDTDHRLVVSTRTTAREVAQKLDYYEVDRETTDILDTLSVERGYSRRTSESVHYISAPDDTDALVQKVEWFLENHEGKLRVSFDSITELAYYADEENAREAVEAILDLLVEYDAVGLFHLAEEVHDADVVAGYRDLFEAVIELSEDGTVTADF